The genomic DNA ATGGCTTCGAGCAAAGAGGACAGCTGTCCAGTGGCTTACTCTTTGTATGCCTATTATTTTTTCATTATGTGTGGTTTTTTATCTCACAACTAAATCTGGAAGTACACAAGAATTTGCTTTTGAAGGATTTTTTACAGTATGGACTGTATTCATCATTCCTATTGGAGTAGGTATTTTAGCAGGATTTATAGTGCAGGAGGAAGAGCTTGCTGGAAATTTTAATGGTTTTTTATGTGTAGGTATTTCTCGTGTCAGATTATATCTGGGAAAATTTCTTTTTCTTCTGTTTTGCCTAACTATATGCACATTTATTGCTACGTTGATACTTTGCATAGGAATGAGTATTGCAGTGCCATCTGGAGCAACAATATGGTTATTCCTGTCAGCAGCAGGACTTGTGGTGATTGGGACACTTCCACTATTAGCTATTCATCTTTGGGTGAGTTTTGCATGGGGTATGGGTGCATCTATTGGTATTAGTATTGGTGGAATTTTGATGGCAGCAATACTTGGATTAACTAGCGTTGGTGAAAAAGTATGGGCATTTGTTCCATGGACATGGCCAGTAAAACTAGGTATGCTTCCAGGAATTTATTTTATTAAAGAAGCTGGAACTATTTCAACTGAGGCATTTTACTCTAAAGTGATGCAAACAGCTAGTATAGAGCTTATAGTAGTAGCAATAGGTTTGATTATATTCTTGATAGGAGGCGTTATTTGGTTTAAAATGTGGGAGGGAAGGAAAAGTTATGAGTAGACGAATATTGTTTTAATACTGACCTTCCCATAAGAGAAAGGTGGTGTTATATTGAGTAAAATATTGATTATTGATGATGAAATGGACCTAGTAATGCTACTTGAGGATGAATTGAAGGCAAAAGGACATGAAGTGTTGATAGCTTATGATGGTCAGGCAGGTATAGAGTTATCAAAACAGGAGCCTGACCTTATTATACTGGATATTATGATGCCTAAAATGAATGGATTTGAGGTATGTCAGGCAATTAGAGATGATGTTTTATGCCCAATTATATTTTTAAGTGCAAAGCAATCAGAAACCGACAAAATCAAAGGGTTGACCTTTGGAGGGGATGATTATGTAACAAAGCCATTTGGACTGCGTGAACTTATGGCAAGGATTGAAGCTAATCTGCGTAGGGAAAAGCGTTCACAGTATATCAATGAAGAGAACAAGAGATCTACTTTGTATTTTGGGAAGTTATGCTTATATATGAAGGAACGTGCAATTAAAATTGATGGTAAGAATATTGATTTAACAAAAATAGAGTATGATATTGTTGAATTACTAGCACTCCATGCAGGACAAGTTTTCTCAAGAGAACAAATCTATGAAAAAGTATGGGGGTGTGATTCTGAAGGTGATTCCTCAACTGTTGTTGAACGAGTAAAAAAAATACGAGCTAAGTTTTCTGCTGTGACACCAGAAAAAGAATATATTTCCACAGTTTGGGGTATTGGGTATAAGTGGAATAAAATGTAAAGAGAGAGAGGTTATTAAATGAAAAATCAATCCCTTATTACCCAATTTAGACATACTTTTATTTTTATTATAATAGCCAGTATAGTTGCCACAGTGATTACTTATGTATTTGCTCTCTATTTGTATATTCATTCCTTAAATAAGGATATCTATCCACCAAACTATTATGAGCGACAAGTTCCTAGAATTGAAAAATACATCAATGAAAAAAACATAGCTTTGTTATCACAATCGAATGAAGAAGGTTTAAAAAGAACGATTCGTGGGGATGATATGCTATATCAAGTTGTGGATAATAATGGCAATATTTTATATGGTACTAACCCCAAAAAACTATTTAAAACAAAAGAAGAATTATTTAATAATAATATCAATAAAACTGTTCGTAAAGGTGGTTATATCCATACTGTTCCAATCAAAGGGGATAATGGAAAGATTGAGGGTGCTGTTATTCTATTCTACCAAGTGAAAATCACCTTTGCAAATATTAGAGGGAGATTTGTATTTGCAGTTATTATAATGGCTCTGTTTTCTCCATTTCTATATATCGTGGGTTTTACTAGATGGCTTTCTAAGCGCTTTGTAAAGAATATCAATCAACCATTACATCTATTGATTGATGCGTCCAAGAAGATAAAAGAAAAGGACCTTGATTTTGAAATCGACTATTATTCAGATAATGAACTCGGTAAACTTTGTAGTGCCTTTTCTGAAATGAAAGACGAATTAAAAGGCTCTTTATCTGCACAGTGGAAGATGGAGCAGGAACGTGTTGAAATGGTGGAAGCTCTAGCACATGATTTAAAATCTCCTCTTTCTATTATTTTGGGATATACAGATGCACTTATTGGTAATAATACAGATGACAATGAAAAACTTCATAGGTATCTTACAGTGATAAGAGAAAATACAGAAAAAAGTGCTGCTCTTGTCCAAAAGATGCAATATACGTCTGACTTAGAAAAGTCAAATATACAATTAAATCTTGTTCCTATAAATTTACCTGAATTTTTGAGGCAAAAGGTGCAAGACTATGAATTACAGGCTCATCAAAAGGAAGTTGAACTTATATTGAAAATGCAGGGGAATATACAATCCCCAATTCAAATCGACGTGGATAGGTTGACACGAATTTTTGATAATATCATATCCAACAGTCTGCAATACACTCCATCAGGTGGTAATATTAGTATTACTGTAAAGGATGAAAAAAATTGTATTTCTTATGAGATTTGTGATTCTGGTAGAGGGTTTAGCTCTAAAGATTTAAAAAAGGCTCTTGATAAATTTTATCGAGGAGATGAAGCTAGGCAGACAAAAGGTGGACATTCTGGTCTTGGGCTTTACATTGTCAAACAATTAGTGGAACAGCTTGGAGGTTCTGTTAAAATAGAAAATTCAAAATCAGGTGGAGCATGTGTGAAATTTTGGCATAGCATTTAACTATATATTTTAAATTAAAGGGGAGTGTCTCAAAGCGAAATTTTTAATTCGTGAGGCACTCTTTTTTTGTGAAGTTAAATATATTTTCATTATTTCGACAATGAAAAAAGGCTTATCTCTATTTTGAGACAGGCCTTTTTTAAAGCTTATATTATAGTTAAAAAGATTTATTAGTTAGATTTGAAAGAAAATAGAGACAGTCATTGATAATTTAATTTATATTATTATCTGTAAAATAGTTATAAATTGATATCTATACAGTCAATTATATTCATCTTTTTAACTTTTCTTAACGGAATAAGAGTAGCTATAATACATGCAAGTACAGAAATAATAGTAGCTTGTAAAATTGAAGTAATTGGTATATTAGTGAAATCAAGCTTTTCTATAGTTGCCATGTTTATA from Clostridioides difficile ATCC 9689 = DSM 1296 includes the following:
- a CDS encoding lantibiotic immunity ABC transporter MutG family permease subunit; its protein translation is MIKLLSSEWLRAKRTAVQWLTLCMPIIFSLCVVFYLTTKSGSTQEFAFEGFFTVWTVFIIPIGVGILAGFIVQEEELAGNFNGFLCVGISRVRLYLGKFLFLLFCLTICTFIATLILCIGMSIAVPSGATIWLFLSAAGLVVIGTLPLLAIHLWVSFAWGMGASIGISIGGILMAAILGLTSVGEKVWAFVPWTWPVKLGMLPGIYFIKEAGTISTEAFYSKVMQTASIELIVVAIGLIIFLIGGVIWFKMWEGRKSYE
- a CDS encoding response regulator transcription factor, producing the protein MSKILIIDDEMDLVMLLEDELKAKGHEVLIAYDGQAGIELSKQEPDLIILDIMMPKMNGFEVCQAIRDDVLCPIIFLSAKQSETDKIKGLTFGGDDYVTKPFGLRELMARIEANLRREKRSQYINEENKRSTLYFGKLCLYMKERAIKIDGKNIDLTKIEYDIVELLALHAGQVFSREQIYEKVWGCDSEGDSSTVVERVKKIRAKFSAVTPEKEYISTVWGIGYKWNKM
- a CDS encoding sensor histidine kinase, translated to MKNQSLITQFRHTFIFIIIASIVATVITYVFALYLYIHSLNKDIYPPNYYERQVPRIEKYINEKNIALLSQSNEEGLKRTIRGDDMLYQVVDNNGNILYGTNPKKLFKTKEELFNNNINKTVRKGGYIHTVPIKGDNGKIEGAVILFYQVKITFANIRGRFVFAVIIMALFSPFLYIVGFTRWLSKRFVKNINQPLHLLIDASKKIKEKDLDFEIDYYSDNELGKLCSAFSEMKDELKGSLSAQWKMEQERVEMVEALAHDLKSPLSIILGYTDALIGNNTDDNEKLHRYLTVIRENTEKSAALVQKMQYTSDLEKSNIQLNLVPINLPEFLRQKVQDYELQAHQKEVELILKMQGNIQSPIQIDVDRLTRIFDNIISNSLQYTPSGGNISITVKDEKNCISYEICDSGRGFSSKDLKKALDKFYRGDEARQTKGGHSGLGLYIVKQLVEQLGGSVKIENSKSGGACVKFWHSI